One region of Gouania willdenowi chromosome 13, fGouWil2.1, whole genome shotgun sequence genomic DNA includes:
- the atg16l1 gene encoding autophagy-related protein 16-1 isoform X1, giving the protein MERRSQCWWKKHVTEQLKIRDKTQRHNYEEIIHQYHRLLEKCELQVVLTERYQADKYELRAQETSPSDAGRSELQTEMSQMRIKHQEELTELHKKRGELAQTVIELNNQIQVKDKEIQHNEAKMLEFQEQICGLEGECKELRSCLQDLQQANETLKDEYDALQITFCALEEKLRKTCEDNQELVSRWMAEKAQEANKLNAENEKDTRRRQAKLQKDLADAAKEPLPVDPDDDIEVLSEEGAKNGGETSPQNLSRTSSKKTPTAPPAGLLDSISNIFGRRRTSSLSVSPENMEPQSGACADVRVPNKALHVFEAHDGEVNAVRFSPSSRLLATGGMDRRVKLWEVISGRCEPKGALTGSNAGITSIEFDSAGSYLLAASNDFASRIWTVDDYRLRHTLTGHSGKVLCARFLLDSVRIVSGSYDRTLKLWDLRSKVCMKTVFAGSSCNDIVCTEQCVMSGHFDKKVRFWDIRAETIVRELELCGRVTSLDLNFDRSELLTCSRDDLLKIIDLRTNAVRQTFSAQGFKCGADWTRVTFSPDGSYVTAGSADGTLFVWNVLTGKVDRTLDRNHNSAVNAVSWSPSGTYVVSVEKGRAILWSDM; this is encoded by the exons ATGGAGAGGCGGAGCCAGTGTTGGTGGAAGAAACACGTCACAGAGCAGCTGAAGATCAGAGAcaaaacacagagacacaacTATGAGGAGATCATCCACCAgt aCCATCGTCTGCTGGAGAAGTGTGAGCTCCAGGTTGTGCTCACAGAGCGTTACCAGGCTGATAAATATGAGCTCAGAGCTCAGGAGACCAG TCCCTCAGACGCTGGGCGCTCAGAGCTACAGACTGAAATGTCTCAAATGAGGATCAAACATCAGGAGGAGCTCACAGAGCTGCACAAGAAGAGAGGAGAG CTGGCTCAGACTGTGATTGAACTCAACAACCAAATACAAGTGAAGGACAAGGAGATCCAACACAATGAGGCCAA GATGTTGGAGTTTCAGGAGCAGATCTGTGGATTGGAAGGAGAATGTAAAGAGCTGAGGAGCTGCctgcag gaCCTGCAGCAAGCCAATGAGACGCTGAAGGATGAGTACGATGCTCTGCAGATCACTTTCTGTGCTCTGGAGGAGAAGCTGAGGAAGACATGTGAGGACAACCAGGAGCTGGTGTCCAGGTGGATGGCTGAGAAAGCTCAGGAGGCCAACAAGCTCAACGCTGAGAACGAGAAGGACACCAG GCGACGGCAGGCCAAGCTGCAGAAGGATCTCGCAGACGCTGCCAAGGAGCCTCTACCTGTTGATCc TGACGATGACATTGAGGTTCTCAGTGAGGAAGGAGCAAAGAATGGAGGAGAAACATCTCCTCAGAATCTCAGCAGGACCAGCAg taAGAAGACCCCCACTGCGCCCCCTGCTGGCCTCCTTGATTCCATCTCCAACATCTTTGG CAGGCGTCGTACATCCTCTCTTAGTGTGTCTCCAGAGAACATGGAACCACAGAGTGGAGCGTGTGCTGATGTCAGAGTGCCCAACAAAGCTCTGCACGTGTTT gaggcCCATGATGGGGAGGTGAATGCTGTGCGGTTCAGTCCAAGCTCTCGTCTTTTGGCTACAGGAGGAATGGACCGCAGAGTGAAACTGTGGGAGGTGATTTcag GTCGCTGTGAACCTAAAGGAGCTCTGACTGGCAGCAACGCAGGAATCACCAGCATTGAATTTGACAGTGCT GGGTCGTACCTACTCGCTGCTTCTAATGACTTTGCCAGTCGGATCTGGACCGTGGACGACTACAGGCTGAGg CACACCCTCACAGGTCACAGTGGTAAAGTCCTGTGTGCTCGTTTCTTATTGGACAGCGTCAGAATCGTGTCAGGAAGTTACGACAGGACACTGAAACTGTGGGACCTACGCAGTAAAGTCT GTATGAAGACGGTGTTTGCTGGCTCCAGCTGTAATGACATCGTGTGCACAGAGCAGTGTGTGATGAGTGGACACTTTGACAAGAAGGTTCGCTTCTGGGACATCAG aGCTGAGACCATAGTCCGTGAGCTGGAGCTGTGTGGCCGCGTTACGTCCCTGGACCTTAACTTTGACCGCTCAGAGCTGCTGACCTGCTCCAGAGACGACCTGTTGAAGATCATCGACCTGAGGACCAACGCTGTCAGACAAACCTTCAG TGCTCAGGGATTTAAATGTGGAGCAGACTGGACTAGAGTCACCttcag tcctGATGGTAGTTATGTAACAGCTGGTTCTGCTGATGGGACGTTGTTTGTTTGGAACGTTCTGACGGGGAAAGTCGACCGAACTTTGGATCGTAACCACAA
- the atg16l1 gene encoding autophagy-related protein 16-1 isoform X2 translates to MERRSQCWWKKHVTEQLKIRDKTQRHNYEEIIHQYHRLLEKCELQVVLTERYQADKYELRAQETSPSDAGRSELQTEMSQMRIKHQEELTELHKKRGELAQTVIELNNQIQVKDKEIQHNEAKMLEFQEQICGLEGECKELRSCLQDLQQANETLKDEYDALQITFCALEEKLRKTCEDNQELVSRWMAEKAQEANKLNAENEKDTRRRQAKLQKDLADAAKEPLPVDPDDDIEVLSEEGAKNGGETSPQNLSRTSSKKTPTAPPAGLLDSISNIFGRRTSSLSVSPENMEPQSGACADVRVPNKALHVFEAHDGEVNAVRFSPSSRLLATGGMDRRVKLWEVISGRCEPKGALTGSNAGITSIEFDSAGSYLLAASNDFASRIWTVDDYRLRHTLTGHSGKVLCARFLLDSVRIVSGSYDRTLKLWDLRSKVCMKTVFAGSSCNDIVCTEQCVMSGHFDKKVRFWDIRAETIVRELELCGRVTSLDLNFDRSELLTCSRDDLLKIIDLRTNAVRQTFSAQGFKCGADWTRVTFSPDGSYVTAGSADGTLFVWNVLTGKVDRTLDRNHNSAVNAVSWSPSGTYVVSVEKGRAILWSDM, encoded by the exons ATGGAGAGGCGGAGCCAGTGTTGGTGGAAGAAACACGTCACAGAGCAGCTGAAGATCAGAGAcaaaacacagagacacaacTATGAGGAGATCATCCACCAgt aCCATCGTCTGCTGGAGAAGTGTGAGCTCCAGGTTGTGCTCACAGAGCGTTACCAGGCTGATAAATATGAGCTCAGAGCTCAGGAGACCAG TCCCTCAGACGCTGGGCGCTCAGAGCTACAGACTGAAATGTCTCAAATGAGGATCAAACATCAGGAGGAGCTCACAGAGCTGCACAAGAAGAGAGGAGAG CTGGCTCAGACTGTGATTGAACTCAACAACCAAATACAAGTGAAGGACAAGGAGATCCAACACAATGAGGCCAA GATGTTGGAGTTTCAGGAGCAGATCTGTGGATTGGAAGGAGAATGTAAAGAGCTGAGGAGCTGCctgcag gaCCTGCAGCAAGCCAATGAGACGCTGAAGGATGAGTACGATGCTCTGCAGATCACTTTCTGTGCTCTGGAGGAGAAGCTGAGGAAGACATGTGAGGACAACCAGGAGCTGGTGTCCAGGTGGATGGCTGAGAAAGCTCAGGAGGCCAACAAGCTCAACGCTGAGAACGAGAAGGACACCAG GCGACGGCAGGCCAAGCTGCAGAAGGATCTCGCAGACGCTGCCAAGGAGCCTCTACCTGTTGATCc TGACGATGACATTGAGGTTCTCAGTGAGGAAGGAGCAAAGAATGGAGGAGAAACATCTCCTCAGAATCTCAGCAGGACCAGCAg taAGAAGACCCCCACTGCGCCCCCTGCTGGCCTCCTTGATTCCATCTCCAACATCTTTGG GCGTCGTACATCCTCTCTTAGTGTGTCTCCAGAGAACATGGAACCACAGAGTGGAGCGTGTGCTGATGTCAGAGTGCCCAACAAAGCTCTGCACGTGTTT gaggcCCATGATGGGGAGGTGAATGCTGTGCGGTTCAGTCCAAGCTCTCGTCTTTTGGCTACAGGAGGAATGGACCGCAGAGTGAAACTGTGGGAGGTGATTTcag GTCGCTGTGAACCTAAAGGAGCTCTGACTGGCAGCAACGCAGGAATCACCAGCATTGAATTTGACAGTGCT GGGTCGTACCTACTCGCTGCTTCTAATGACTTTGCCAGTCGGATCTGGACCGTGGACGACTACAGGCTGAGg CACACCCTCACAGGTCACAGTGGTAAAGTCCTGTGTGCTCGTTTCTTATTGGACAGCGTCAGAATCGTGTCAGGAAGTTACGACAGGACACTGAAACTGTGGGACCTACGCAGTAAAGTCT GTATGAAGACGGTGTTTGCTGGCTCCAGCTGTAATGACATCGTGTGCACAGAGCAGTGTGTGATGAGTGGACACTTTGACAAGAAGGTTCGCTTCTGGGACATCAG aGCTGAGACCATAGTCCGTGAGCTGGAGCTGTGTGGCCGCGTTACGTCCCTGGACCTTAACTTTGACCGCTCAGAGCTGCTGACCTGCTCCAGAGACGACCTGTTGAAGATCATCGACCTGAGGACCAACGCTGTCAGACAAACCTTCAG TGCTCAGGGATTTAAATGTGGAGCAGACTGGACTAGAGTCACCttcag tcctGATGGTAGTTATGTAACAGCTGGTTCTGCTGATGGGACGTTGTTTGTTTGGAACGTTCTGACGGGGAAAGTCGACCGAACTTTGGATCGTAACCACAA